A genome region from Triticum aestivum cultivar Chinese Spring chromosome 2B, IWGSC CS RefSeq v2.1, whole genome shotgun sequence includes the following:
- the LOC123045467 gene encoding histone-lysine N-methyltransferase ASHH1 isoform X2 codes for MEEEPTEAPLYIHIETNVFSYRRHKRQKEEDIAVCECQYDLMDPDSACGERCWNVSTNTECTPGYCRCGVYCKNQKSQYARTRLVKTEGRGWGLLADENITAGQFVIEYCGEVISWKEAKRRSQAYEDQGLTESYIIYLNADESIDATKKGSLARFINHSCQPNCETRKWTVLGEVRVGIFAKQDIPIGTELSYDYNFEWFGGVMVRCLCGATGCSGFLGAKSRGFQEATYLWEDDDDRFSVENIPLYDSTDDEHTSIPKDTIPAKDEPVTQENNSNVAHTTENPEIASSNEFTPLSVEPLMASSDELTPMTIEPLIAVPVGVDIMENGLTEYGAQYSDDTTQNSMHKVAKLENQSSPQNNNHHTELVLVRPTPKFRGGKAKRGLRKQLNVADICDRLASAAARQEILFCEEVKKQATAEIDALYDEIRPAIEEHERDSQDNVSTSLAEQWIEASCCKYKAEFDLSAAIIKNLASTPLRAKEDVNPREQNGVLYLQNGP; via the exons ATG GAGGAAGAGCCTACAGAGGCACCACTTTACATCCATATCGAGACTAATGTTTTTTCATACAGAAG GCACAAGCGGCAGAAGGAGGAGGACATAGCTGTATGCGAGTGCCAGTATGATTTGATGGATCCAGATAGTGCATGTGGAGAGAGGTGCTGGAATGTCTCGACTAACACAGAGTGCACTCCTGGCTATTGCCGCTGTGGTGTATATTGCAAGAACCAG AAAAGTCAATATGCTAGGACAAGGCTGGTAAAAACTGAAGGGCGTGGATGGGGTCTTTTGGCTGATGAAAATATTACA GCTGGACAATTTGTTATTGAATATTGTGGAGAAGTAATATCATGGAAGGAAGCCAAGCGGAGATCTCAAGCATATGAAGACCAGG GTTTAACGGAGTCTTATATTATTTACCTCAATGCTGATGAGTCTATTGATGCAACAAAGAAAGGGAGTCTGGCCAGATTTATCAACCATTCGTG CCAGCCGAACTGTGAAACAAGAAAATGGACTGTCCTCGGGGAAGTGAGAGTTGGCATTTTTGCAAAGCAAGATATTCCTATTGGAACGGAATTATCCTATGACTATAATTTTGAGTGGTTTGGTGGTGTGATGGTGCGGTGCCTCTGTGGAGCTACCGGATGTTCAGGGTTTCTTGGGGCAAAATCACGTGGTTTCCAG GAGGCCACATACCTGTGGGAAGATGATGATGACAG GTTTTCTGTTGAAAATATCCCTCTTTATGACTCTACCGATGACGAACATACAAGCATTCCGAAGGACACCATTCCAGCAAAAGATGAGCCAGTCACCCAAGAAAATAACAGCAATGTAGCGCATACCACTGAGAATCCTGAGATTGCAAGCTCAAATGAATTCACGCCATTGAGTGTTGAACCATTGATGGCAAGCTCAGATGAACTCACACCAATGACTATTGAACCACTGATAGCTGTTCCAGTGGGAGTTGATATTATGGAGAATGGATTGACCGAATATGGTGCACAATATTCTGATGACACTACACAAAATTCAATGCATAAAGTTGCGAAGCTTGAGAATCAAAGTTCtccccagaacaacaaccatcATACCGAATTGGTCCTGGTGAGACCCACACCCAAATTTCGTGGTGGCAAAGCTAAACGTGGTCTGCGCAAGCAATTGAATGTTGCAGATATTTGTGACCGGTTAGCATCAGCTGCGGCACGCCAGGAAATATTGTTCTGTGAG GAAGTGAAGAAGCAGGCGACTGCCGAAATCGATGCCCTGTATGACGAGATAAGGCCAGCGATTGAAGAACATGAGAGGGACAGCCAAGACAATGTATCAACAAGCCTTGCAGAGCAGTGGATCGAGGCCAGCTGCTGCAAGTACAAAGCTGAGTTTGATCTATCTGCTGCGATTATCAAGAACTTGGCTTCAACGCCTCTGAGAGCAAAAGAAGATGTGAACCCAAGAGAACAAAATGGAGTGTTATACCTGCAAAACGGTCCATGA
- the LOC123045467 gene encoding histone-lysine N-methyltransferase ASHH1 isoform X3, whose amino-acid sequence MEEEPTEAPLYIHIETNVFSYRRHKRQKEEDIAVCECQYDLMDPDSACGERCWNVSTNTECTPGYCRCGVYCKNQRFQKSQYARTRLVKTEGRGWGLLADENITAGQFVIEYCGEVISWKEAKRRSQAYEDQGLTESYIIYLNADESIDATKKGSLARFINHSCQPNCETRKWTVLGEVRVGIFAKQDIPIGTELSYDYNFEWFGGVMVRCLCGATGCSGFLGAKSRGFQEATYLWEDDDDRFSVENIPLYDSTDDEHTSIPKDTIPAKDEPVTQENNSNVAHTTENPEIASSNEFTPLSVEPLMASSDELTPMTIEPLIAVPVGVDIMENGLTEYGAQYSDDTTQNSMHKVAKLENQSSPQNNNHHTELVLVRPTPKFRGGKAKRGLRKQLNVADICDRLASAAARQEILFCELFF is encoded by the exons ATG GAGGAAGAGCCTACAGAGGCACCACTTTACATCCATATCGAGACTAATGTTTTTTCATACAGAAG GCACAAGCGGCAGAAGGAGGAGGACATAGCTGTATGCGAGTGCCAGTATGATTTGATGGATCCAGATAGTGCATGTGGAGAGAGGTGCTGGAATGTCTCGACTAACACAGAGTGCACTCCTGGCTATTGCCGCTGTGGTGTATATTGCAAGAACCAG CGATTTCAGAAAAGTCAATATGCTAGGACAAGGCTGGTAAAAACTGAAGGGCGTGGATGGGGTCTTTTGGCTGATGAAAATATTACA GCTGGACAATTTGTTATTGAATATTGTGGAGAAGTAATATCATGGAAGGAAGCCAAGCGGAGATCTCAAGCATATGAAGACCAGG GTTTAACGGAGTCTTATATTATTTACCTCAATGCTGATGAGTCTATTGATGCAACAAAGAAAGGGAGTCTGGCCAGATTTATCAACCATTCGTG CCAGCCGAACTGTGAAACAAGAAAATGGACTGTCCTCGGGGAAGTGAGAGTTGGCATTTTTGCAAAGCAAGATATTCCTATTGGAACGGAATTATCCTATGACTATAATTTTGAGTGGTTTGGTGGTGTGATGGTGCGGTGCCTCTGTGGAGCTACCGGATGTTCAGGGTTTCTTGGGGCAAAATCACGTGGTTTCCAG GAGGCCACATACCTGTGGGAAGATGATGATGACAG GTTTTCTGTTGAAAATATCCCTCTTTATGACTCTACCGATGACGAACATACAAGCATTCCGAAGGACACCATTCCAGCAAAAGATGAGCCAGTCACCCAAGAAAATAACAGCAATGTAGCGCATACCACTGAGAATCCTGAGATTGCAAGCTCAAATGAATTCACGCCATTGAGTGTTGAACCATTGATGGCAAGCTCAGATGAACTCACACCAATGACTATTGAACCACTGATAGCTGTTCCAGTGGGAGTTGATATTATGGAGAATGGATTGACCGAATATGGTGCACAATATTCTGATGACACTACACAAAATTCAATGCATAAAGTTGCGAAGCTTGAGAATCAAAGTTCtccccagaacaacaaccatcATACCGAATTGGTCCTGGTGAGACCCACACCCAAATTTCGTGGTGGCAAAGCTAAACGTGGTCTGCGCAAGCAATTGAATGTTGCAGATATTTGTGACCGGTTAGCATCAGCTGCGGCACGCCAGGAAATATTGTTCTGTGAG CTCTTTTTCTGA
- the LOC123045467 gene encoding histone-lysine N-methyltransferase ASHH1 isoform X1 has protein sequence MEEEPTEAPLYIHIETNVFSYRRHKRQKEEDIAVCECQYDLMDPDSACGERCWNVSTNTECTPGYCRCGVYCKNQRFQKSQYARTRLVKTEGRGWGLLADENITAGQFVIEYCGEVISWKEAKRRSQAYEDQGLTESYIIYLNADESIDATKKGSLARFINHSCQPNCETRKWTVLGEVRVGIFAKQDIPIGTELSYDYNFEWFGGVMVRCLCGATGCSGFLGAKSRGFQEATYLWEDDDDRFSVENIPLYDSTDDEHTSIPKDTIPAKDEPVTQENNSNVAHTTENPEIASSNEFTPLSVEPLMASSDELTPMTIEPLIAVPVGVDIMENGLTEYGAQYSDDTTQNSMHKVAKLENQSSPQNNNHHTELVLVRPTPKFRGGKAKRGLRKQLNVADICDRLASAAARQEILFCEEVKKQATAEIDALYDEIRPAIEEHERDSQDNVSTSLAEQWIEASCCKYKAEFDLSAAIIKNLASTPLRAKEDVNPREQNGVLYLQNGP, from the exons ATG GAGGAAGAGCCTACAGAGGCACCACTTTACATCCATATCGAGACTAATGTTTTTTCATACAGAAG GCACAAGCGGCAGAAGGAGGAGGACATAGCTGTATGCGAGTGCCAGTATGATTTGATGGATCCAGATAGTGCATGTGGAGAGAGGTGCTGGAATGTCTCGACTAACACAGAGTGCACTCCTGGCTATTGCCGCTGTGGTGTATATTGCAAGAACCAG CGATTTCAGAAAAGTCAATATGCTAGGACAAGGCTGGTAAAAACTGAAGGGCGTGGATGGGGTCTTTTGGCTGATGAAAATATTACA GCTGGACAATTTGTTATTGAATATTGTGGAGAAGTAATATCATGGAAGGAAGCCAAGCGGAGATCTCAAGCATATGAAGACCAGG GTTTAACGGAGTCTTATATTATTTACCTCAATGCTGATGAGTCTATTGATGCAACAAAGAAAGGGAGTCTGGCCAGATTTATCAACCATTCGTG CCAGCCGAACTGTGAAACAAGAAAATGGACTGTCCTCGGGGAAGTGAGAGTTGGCATTTTTGCAAAGCAAGATATTCCTATTGGAACGGAATTATCCTATGACTATAATTTTGAGTGGTTTGGTGGTGTGATGGTGCGGTGCCTCTGTGGAGCTACCGGATGTTCAGGGTTTCTTGGGGCAAAATCACGTGGTTTCCAG GAGGCCACATACCTGTGGGAAGATGATGATGACAG GTTTTCTGTTGAAAATATCCCTCTTTATGACTCTACCGATGACGAACATACAAGCATTCCGAAGGACACCATTCCAGCAAAAGATGAGCCAGTCACCCAAGAAAATAACAGCAATGTAGCGCATACCACTGAGAATCCTGAGATTGCAAGCTCAAATGAATTCACGCCATTGAGTGTTGAACCATTGATGGCAAGCTCAGATGAACTCACACCAATGACTATTGAACCACTGATAGCTGTTCCAGTGGGAGTTGATATTATGGAGAATGGATTGACCGAATATGGTGCACAATATTCTGATGACACTACACAAAATTCAATGCATAAAGTTGCGAAGCTTGAGAATCAAAGTTCtccccagaacaacaaccatcATACCGAATTGGTCCTGGTGAGACCCACACCCAAATTTCGTGGTGGCAAAGCTAAACGTGGTCTGCGCAAGCAATTGAATGTTGCAGATATTTGTGACCGGTTAGCATCAGCTGCGGCACGCCAGGAAATATTGTTCTGTGAG GAAGTGAAGAAGCAGGCGACTGCCGAAATCGATGCCCTGTATGACGAGATAAGGCCAGCGATTGAAGAACATGAGAGGGACAGCCAAGACAATGTATCAACAAGCCTTGCAGAGCAGTGGATCGAGGCCAGCTGCTGCAAGTACAAAGCTGAGTTTGATCTATCTGCTGCGATTATCAAGAACTTGGCTTCAACGCCTCTGAGAGCAAAAGAAGATGTGAACCCAAGAGAACAAAATGGAGTGTTATACCTGCAAAACGGTCCATGA